In a genomic window of Helianthus annuus cultivar XRQ/B chromosome 10, HanXRQr2.0-SUNRISE, whole genome shotgun sequence:
- the LOC118482667 gene encoding uncharacterized protein LOC118482667 produces MARVDQRLDQVVDQLTDRMADLINRRRQRPNDGYGSELSNPFDDDSTSEDEREGQPRGERGGGNRRWDSGIRVDIPEFDGSNLNPEGFIDWLATVEEVFEYKEVPENKRVALIAPRLRGRASAWWQQLKLTRNRLGKSRIVTWAKMKKCLRSNFLPHNFQRLMYQRLQNLKQGAKSVDDYTTEFYQLIARNDIQEPEEQLVSQYIGGLRVQIMESVNLFDPLTIPEAHQRALAFEKQNRRVGGSFTPAGGNVGSGSGAPRGGPSQHKPGGSNTGPTSKGPSSSGLRCFNCGETGHRQAECKRTGKRHLFTESEDEQYEEYENNPVYDEEIEYEEEVVTGDVGVNLVVRRSCYTPKADGDDWLRHNIFHSTCTILGKVCTFVIDSGSCDNLISEEAVQKLALKTESHPKPYKLQWLKKGGEVTVSKRALVSISIGSPYKDDVVCDVVPMDACHLLLGRSWEYERNIEHNGRSNTYSFLFGGVKITLVPSKPKQLATKQSGTLLTISQFQDELEDTDSVFVLIRKAVPEEVEIPDAMVPLLEEFSDVFPVELPDGLPPLHDIQHHIDLEPASYLPNRPHYRMSPAEHEELQRQVEELISKGHVRESMSPCAVLALLTPKKDGTWRMCVDSRAINKITVRYRFPIPRLDDLLDQLSGATIFTKLDLKSGYYQIRLRPGDEWKTAFKTREGLYEWLVMPFGLSNAPSTFMRVMNQLLRPFIGKFVVVYFDDILIYSASFSDHVVHVRQVLALLRMDRFYAATKKCVFMTPKVLFLGYVISGDGIHVDESKVAAVQNWPTPTTITEVRSFHGLASFYRRFIPHFSSIMAPVTDCMKGKTFVWTDEAELAFQVVKEKLTTAPILVLPNFSQVFELHTDASKVGIGGVLSQGGRPVAYFSEKLTGPKLRYSTYDLEFYAVVQAVKHWRHYLFQKEFVLFTDHDSLRHIRTQDKLFEKSNSAFNHEFVLLGGDQIIK; encoded by the coding sequence ATGGCAAGGGTGGATCAACGGTTGGATCAAGTGGTCGATCAGTTGACTGACCGGATGGCCGACTTGATCAATCGTAGGAGGCAGAGACCCAATGACGGGTATGGTTCTGAACTTAGTAACCCATTTGATGATGATTCGACTTCCGAAGACGAACGGGAGGGGCAACCAAGGGGTGAACGTGGAGGGGGTAACAGGcgttgggattctgggataagaGTTGATATTCCGGAATTTGATGGGTCTAATTTGAATCCGGAGGGGTTCATCGATTGGTTGGCTACCGTAGAGGAGGTGTTCGAGTACAAGGAGGTGCCTGAAAACAAGCGGGTGGCCTTGATCGCTCCCAGGTTACGTGGTAGGGCCTCTGCGTGGTGGCAACAATTGAAATTAACACGAAATAGACTCGGGAAGTCAAGGATCGTGACATGGGCCAAGATGAAAAAGTGCTTGCGGTCCAACTTTTTGCCTCATAATTTTCAAAGGTTGATGTACCAGCGTCTGCAAAATTTGAAACAGGGGGCTAAATCGGTTGATGATTATACCACAGAGTTTTACCAGTTGATTGCGAGGAATGATATTCAAGAACCGGAGGAGCAACTCGTTTCTCAGTATATTGGGGGTCTAAGGGTTCAAATCATGGAGTCCGTGAATCTGTTTGATCCGTTAACCATTCCTGAGGCACACCAACGGGCGTTGGCCTTTGAGAAGCAAAACCGACGGGTGGGCGGTTCATTTACCCCTGCTGGGGGAAACGTGGGGTCAGGCAGTGGGGCACCACGTGGCGGGCCTAGTCAGCACAAGCCAGGGGGTAGCAATACCGGGCCTACTTCTAAGGGGCCTAGTAGTAGTGGACtgagatgtttcaattgtggtgagacGGGCCATCGTCAAGCGGAGTGTAAAAGGACTGGCAAAAGGCACTTGTTTACTGAGTCTGAGGACGAACAATATGAAGAGTATGAAAACAATCCAGTGTACGATGAAGAAATTGAGTACGAAGAAGAGGTTGTGACCGGTGATGTTGGAGTGAATTTGGTGGTCAGACGCTCTTGTTATACGCCAAAGGCAGATGGGGATGACTGGCTTAGGCATAACATCTTCCACTCAACCTGTACCATTCTGGGAAAGGTTTGCACATTCGTTATTGATTCAGGGAGTTGTGATAACCTGATATCTGAAGAGGCGGTCCAGAAGTTGGCTTTGAAGACGGAGAGTCACCCCAAACCTTATAAGCTTCAATGGCTTAAAAAGGGAGGTGAGGTAACGGTATCTAAAAGAGCCCTTGTTTCTATTTCTATTGGGTCCCCTTATAAAGACGATGTTGTGTGTGATGTGGTCCCTATGGACGCGTGTCACTTATTGTTGGGTAGATCTTGGGAGTATGAGCGTAATATTGAGCATAATGGGCGGTCCAATACTTATAGCTTCCTGTTTGGTGGCGTGAAGATAACTCTTGTTCCTAGCAAGCCTAAGCAGTTAGCCACAAAACAGTCGGGTACTTTGTTGACCATCAGTCAGTTTCAAGATGAGTTGGAGGATACAGACAgtgtttttgttttgattaggAAGGCAGTGCCCGAGGAAGTCGAAATTCCTGATGCTATGGTTCCTTTGCTTGAGGAATTTTCTGATGTGTTTCCTGTTGAGTTGCCTGATGGATTACCACCTTTGCATGACATCCAGCATCATATTGATTTGGAGCCTGCGTCATACTTACCCAATAGACCACATTACAGGATGAGCCCTGCTGAGCATGAAGAGTTGCAAAGACAGGTTGAGGAGTTGATTTCTAAGGGTCACGTTCGTGAAAGTATGAGCCCTTGTGCTGTTCTGGCTTTATTGACTCCAAAAAAAGATGGCACTTGGCGTATGTGTGTTGATAGTCGAGCAATCAACAAGATTACTGTGAGGTACAGGTTTCCTATTCCTCGACTTGATGATTTGCTTGATCAACTTAGTGGTGCTACTATTTTTACGAAGTTAGATTTGAAGAGTGGTTATTACCAGATTCGTCTTAGACCGGGTGACGAGTGGAAGACTGCCTTCAAGACTCGTGAAGGATTGTATGAGTGGTTGGTGATGCCATTTGGTTTATCAAATGCACCTAGTACTTTTATGCGTGTGATGAATCAGTTGCTTAGACCTTTTATTGGGAAGTTCGTGGTTGTGTATtttgatgacattctcatttatagTGCTTCTTTCAGCGACCATGTTGTGCATGTGAGGCAGGTGTTGGCTTTACTTCGCATGGACCGTTTTTATGCAGCCACCAAGAAGTGTGTCTTCATGACCCCTAAAGTGTTATTCTTGGGGTATGTTATTTCTGGTGATGGGATACATGTTGATGAATCCAAAGTGGCGGCTGTTCAAAATTGGCCAACTCCTACTACCATTACTGAAGTTCGTAGTTTCCATGGCCTTGCTTCTTTTTACAGAAGGTTTATTCCACACTTCAGTTCTATTATGGCCCCAGTGACAGATTGTATGAAGGGGAAGACGTTTGTATGGACAGATGAGGCAGAGTTGGCTTTTCAAGTTGTGAAAGAGAAGCTCACTACAGCACCAATTCTGGTATTGCCtaatttttctcaagtttttGAACTTCATACTGATGCCTCAAAGGTTGGAATTGGTGGGGTTCTTAGTCAGGGTGGTCGACCTGTTGCTTATTTTAGTGAGAAGTTAACTGGGCCTAAGTTGAGGTACAGTACTTATGACCTAGAGTTTTATGCAGTGGTCCAAGCTGTAAAGCATTGGCGTCATTACTTGTTTCAAAAGGAGTTTGTTTTATTCACTGATCATGATTCCCTAAGGCATATTCGTACTCAAGACAAG